From Chloroflexota bacterium, a single genomic window includes:
- a CDS encoding glycosyltransferase has product MNLVYVAPFGFAPKNTTARRVMPMARAMAARGHQVRVVVPPYDDPASYGRRWSDAGVEVHALPRPRGAALPLVGAPWTQVALARSAVHRLAQWRPDIVHLFKPKAVSGLVQALLWRKRDRPGLVLDCDDWEGKAGWSVNEPYSWWQREIFERQETWGLGACDARTAASAELAWRRGAEPVKRIVNGYEAATYRAWGETPQPSSTPPRPHAVIYTRFYDASPDDWVRLVVGTLTRVPNLTLSIVGAGPHSPLPHLLPVLEAQSLSDRVRPCGWIDFAQLGAFFADCDVALMPMADTVANRSKCSVRYMDLMVAGVPIVASPVGEATTYVRDGETGYLARDASMEALTAAAVSALQDPNRGRVAEQARTYAMGELAWKRLTAPLSALYEGVLADLARARG; this is encoded by the coding sequence GTGAACCTGGTCTACGTCGCGCCCTTTGGGTTCGCGCCGAAGAACACGACCGCGCGCCGCGTGATGCCGATGGCGCGCGCCATGGCTGCGCGCGGGCACCAGGTGCGGGTGGTGGTTCCTCCCTACGATGATCCGGCCAGCTACGGGCGGCGGTGGAGCGATGCCGGCGTCGAGGTCCACGCACTCCCCCGACCGCGCGGCGCGGCCCTGCCGCTGGTCGGGGCTCCGTGGACGCAGGTGGCGCTGGCCAGAAGCGCCGTGCACCGGCTCGCGCAGTGGCGACCGGACATCGTCCACCTGTTCAAGCCCAAGGCGGTGTCGGGGCTGGTGCAAGCCTTGCTCTGGCGCAAGCGCGACCGGCCGGGGCTGGTGCTGGACTGTGACGATTGGGAAGGCAAGGCCGGGTGGAGCGTCAACGAGCCCTACTCCTGGTGGCAGCGCGAGATATTCGAGCGGCAGGAGACCTGGGGCCTCGGGGCCTGCGACGCGCGCACCGCCGCCAGCGCGGAACTGGCGTGGCGGCGCGGCGCTGAACCGGTCAAGCGCATCGTGAACGGCTATGAGGCCGCCACCTATCGGGCGTGGGGCGAGACTCCGCAACCGTCGTCGACCCCGCCGCGCCCCCACGCGGTGATCTATACGCGCTTCTACGACGCGTCCCCCGACGATTGGGTGCGGCTCGTGGTCGGCACGCTGACACGTGTGCCCAATCTCACATTGTCCATTGTGGGCGCCGGGCCTCACTCGCCGCTGCCGCACCTGCTGCCAGTCCTCGAAGCGCAGAGCTTGTCCGACCGCGTCCGGCCTTGCGGATGGATCGACTTCGCGCAGCTTGGAGCGTTCTTCGCGGACTGTGATGTCGCGCTCATGCCGATGGCGGACACCGTGGCCAACCGCTCGAAGTGCTCGGTGCGATACATGGACTTGATGGTGGCCGGTGTGCCGATCGTGGCCTCACCGGTCGGGGAAGCCACGACCTACGTGCGCGACGGCGAAACCGGATATCTGGCGCGTGACGCGTCGATGGAGGCTCTCACGGCCGCGGCTGTGAGCGCGTTGCAAGATCCCAATCGGGGCCGGGTGGCGGAGCAAGCTCGCACCTATGCGATGGGCGAGCTTGCATGGAAGCGGCTCACTGCCCCGCTCAGTGCGTTGTACGAGGGCGTGCTGGCGGACCTGGCGAGGGCTCGCGGTTAG
- a CDS encoding YfhO family protein, with translation MTTIDARPRGSRLGVIAAAGLALAGLLTIYSRLIFEGLVLSGYDTQTYFYPYWAYAAASLGEGRLPLWNPHVFMGVPFLANTQSAVLYPPNWPLYLLDPARALSTALMLHVALGAVGMLALIRVGLRLGWPAAATGAAAFAFSGFFAGQMEHINQVSVAAWIPLLILAIELGVAGGKRWWAVAPLIVALMMLAGHPQTAYMGLMLGLAWALVAGFRRVGNASSRQRAHGALIGLSMWLIGVVGGAGLAAAQIVPALDLSREGIRSGGLMFHEAVSFSLPTGEALPGLLPTFLHLPSSTEFVAYVGVVGVVLAALGAVHRWREPRVVFLVLAALVAILLALGPATPLFGLAHRVVPGVALFRVPARWLLVAVFALALLAAYGADALMAASDRPRRERLRRLGAWLAVLAGLGGLSLGVAIAEPPLRDGLAWTWGLVAAVAVVFVTLAMLAPRPAVAWVAPLIVVAELAAAAGPAAIREAIPIDAYEAKGQSLPRLNEIAGSGRVLSMADPSYEINDPDRAALASAWFDQLGEVPWREFKVAWKNRDILNPNLTMAYGLDTPDGYDGGLLPLSTHVALRETVIPGSAAHPDALLLNQLKTVPSNHALDMLSVDVVIDDRFDAFETDVAAFDLRLVARLREPLHIDALDVAGVTGVAILASGAPGDTGPEAGRIVLTDAGGGEVEWPLQRDAGDPTFVGLANASPTPSRDGLPPHTVLSSARLETSMHVTDITIEPLGGVLDVRGLSLLLDDGSSVGVLLRPGRGMLVELAGDVTITRRAREAQRIWMPVRVGLAGTVASASRALSYPGFVPTEEAWLTTSTRDPELSNPIRRALEDMGIMQRREPVGLVLPDDVARLRREFGTRDAWIRFDAPATAVMIEDTPERVTIEVVSEGPRMLVLNDTLYPGWEAYIDGGRTTIWQANLAQRAVLIPSAGRHTVTFEFSSHPLRVGAIVSGVAGALWVLGVLALLAWRRAA, from the coding sequence GTGACGACGATTGACGCGCGGCCGCGTGGATCGCGCCTGGGCGTCATCGCGGCTGCGGGTCTGGCATTAGCCGGCCTGCTCACCATCTACAGCCGGCTGATCTTCGAGGGCCTGGTGCTCTCGGGATACGACACGCAGACCTATTTCTATCCCTACTGGGCCTACGCCGCGGCGTCGCTTGGCGAGGGCCGCCTTCCGCTCTGGAATCCGCACGTATTCATGGGCGTGCCGTTCCTGGCGAACACGCAGTCGGCGGTGCTCTATCCGCCCAACTGGCCCCTGTATCTGCTGGATCCGGCGCGTGCTCTCTCGACGGCGTTGATGCTGCACGTGGCGCTGGGAGCCGTCGGGATGTTGGCCCTTATTCGCGTGGGCCTGCGCCTCGGGTGGCCAGCCGCTGCGACCGGAGCCGCGGCCTTCGCGTTCAGCGGGTTCTTCGCCGGGCAGATGGAGCACATCAACCAGGTCAGCGTGGCTGCATGGATTCCGTTGCTGATTCTGGCCATCGAACTGGGCGTGGCGGGGGGCAAGCGCTGGTGGGCGGTGGCGCCGCTGATCGTGGCGTTGATGATGCTGGCCGGTCACCCGCAGACGGCCTATATGGGCTTGATGCTGGGTTTGGCCTGGGCGCTCGTGGCCGGGTTCCGGCGTGTGGGGAATGCGTCCTCGCGGCAGCGAGCGCATGGGGCGCTGATCGGGCTGTCAATGTGGCTCATCGGCGTCGTGGGCGGCGCCGGGCTTGCCGCGGCCCAGATCGTGCCGGCCCTCGATCTTTCGCGTGAGGGCATCCGTTCCGGCGGGCTGATGTTTCACGAGGCGGTCTCCTTTTCGCTGCCGACTGGAGAGGCGCTGCCCGGCCTGCTCCCAACGTTTCTGCATCTGCCGTCGAGCACGGAGTTCGTGGCCTACGTCGGCGTCGTGGGCGTTGTGCTGGCGGCGCTTGGCGCGGTGCATCGCTGGCGCGAGCCGCGCGTTGTCTTTCTAGTCCTGGCGGCGTTGGTGGCGATCCTGCTGGCCTTGGGACCGGCAACGCCGTTGTTCGGGTTGGCGCATCGGGTGGTGCCTGGTGTCGCGCTCTTCCGCGTGCCGGCGCGCTGGCTCCTCGTCGCCGTATTCGCGCTGGCGTTGCTGGCGGCCTACGGCGCCGACGCGCTGATGGCGGCATCGGACCGGCCGCGGCGCGAGCGCCTCCGGCGGCTCGGCGCCTGGCTCGCGGTGCTCGCGGGATTGGGCGGGTTGTCGCTCGGAGTTGCTATCGCCGAGCCGCCCCTGCGCGACGGTCTTGCCTGGACGTGGGGGCTCGTCGCCGCGGTCGCGGTCGTCTTCGTGACGCTCGCCATGCTGGCGCCCCGCCCCGCAGTCGCCTGGGTGGCGCCCCTCATCGTCGTCGCGGAGCTTGCCGCAGCGGCCGGCCCCGCGGCCATCAGGGAAGCGATTCCCATTGACGCCTACGAAGCAAAGGGCCAGTCACTGCCGCGCTTGAACGAGATTGCCGGTTCGGGAAGGGTCCTCTCGATGGCCGATCCCTCCTACGAGATCAACGATCCCGACCGTGCGGCGCTTGCCAGCGCGTGGTTCGATCAGCTCGGCGAGGTGCCGTGGCGAGAGTTCAAGGTGGCCTGGAAGAACCGGGACATCTTGAATCCGAATCTCACCATGGCCTACGGGCTGGACACGCCCGACGGCTACGACGGCGGCCTCTTGCCGCTCTCCACCCACGTGGCGCTGCGCGAGACGGTGATTCCCGGCTCGGCGGCCCATCCCGACGCGCTGTTGCTGAATCAGCTCAAGACCGTGCCGTCGAATCACGCCTTGGACATGCTGAGTGTTGACGTGGTGATAGACGATCGCTTCGACGCCTTCGAGACCGATGTCGCCGCGTTCGATCTGCGGCTGGTCGCGAGACTCAGGGAGCCGCTCCACATCGACGCCCTCGATGTTGCCGGCGTGACGGGCGTCGCCATTCTCGCGTCTGGGGCTCCTGGCGACACCGGCCCCGAGGCCGGCCGCATCGTGCTGACCGACGCGGGCGGCGGTGAGGTCGAGTGGCCGCTGCAGCGCGACGCCGGCGACCCGACGTTTGTCGGACTGGCGAATGCGTCGCCTACGCCGTCGCGGGACGGCTTGCCGCCGCACACGGTGCTGTCGAGCGCGCGATTGGAAACCTCCATGCACGTCACGGACATCACCATTGAGCCGCTCGGCGGAGTGCTCGACGTCCGCGGACTCTCGCTGCTGCTGGACGACGGGTCGTCGGTGGGCGTGCTCCTGCGCCCCGGACGCGGAATGCTCGTGGAGCTGGCCGGAGACGTGACCATCACGCGGCGCGCGCGGGAGGCCCAGCGCATTTGGATGCCGGTGCGCGTGGGATTGGCGGGAACCGTTGCCAGCGCCAGCCGGGCGCTGTCGTACCCGGGGTTTGTCCCAACCGAGGAGGCGTGGCTGACCACGTCGACACGTGACCCTGAGCTTTCTAACCCGATTCGCCGTGCCCTGGAGGACATGGGAATCATGCAACGCCGTGAGCCGGTGGGTCTCGTCCTTCCCGACGACGTGGCGCGCCTCAGGCGTGAGTTTGGAACGCGCGACGCCTGGATCAGGTTCGACGCCCCGGCGACGGCCGTGATGATCGAGGACACCCCGGAGCGCGTCACCATCGAGGTCGTCTCCGAGGGCCCGCGCATGCTGGTGCTCAACGACACGTTGTACCCGGGTTGGGAGGCATATATCGACGGCGGACGCACCACGATCTGGCAGGCGAATCTGGCGCAACGGGCTGTGCTGATTCCCTCCGCCGGGCGGCATACGGTCACGTTTGAGTTCTCATCGCACCCGCTGCGCGTCGGCGCCATCGTCAGCGGCGTCGCCGGTGCTCTCTGGGTGCTGGGGGTGCTGGCGCTGCTGGCCTGGCGACGCGCGGCCTAG
- a CDS encoding response regulator, with protein sequence MSLRVIVAEDETIIRMDLTERLQASGYQVVGEAGDGESAVKMARELRPDVVVMDIRMPEMDGIEAARRLTDERIAPVVLVTSYSDRHLISQALEAGAINYVLKPLRDNELEAALEVAMSRYREFLAISDEVADLKDQLETRKAVERAKGLLMTKLGLDEPEAFRRIQKLSMDRRKPMREVAEAIILSEEI encoded by the coding sequence GTGTCCTTGCGTGTAATCGTGGCAGAAGACGAGACCATCATCCGGATGGACCTCACCGAGCGCCTGCAGGCGTCCGGCTATCAGGTCGTCGGTGAGGCCGGTGACGGCGAGAGCGCGGTCAAAATGGCGCGCGAGCTGCGGCCCGACGTCGTCGTCATGGATATCCGCATGCCGGAGATGGACGGCATCGAGGCCGCGCGCCGCCTCACCGACGAGCGCATCGCCCCGGTCGTGCTGGTCACCTCGTACTCGGACCGACACCTCATCAGCCAGGCGCTCGAAGCCGGCGCCATCAACTACGTCCTCAAGCCGTTGCGCGACAACGAGCTCGAGGCGGCGCTGGAAGTGGCCATGTCGCGCTACCGCGAGTTCCTGGCCATCAGCGACGAGGTGGCCGATCTCAAGGATCAGCTCGAAACGCGCAAGGCGGTCGAGCGCGCCAAAGGTCTGCTGATGACGAAACTCGGCTTGGATGAGCCCGAGGCGTTTAGACGCATCCAAAAGCTCAGCATGGACCGTCGCAAGCCGATGCGCGAGGTCGCCGAAGCCATCATCTTGTCGGAAGAGATCTAG
- the dnaN gene encoding DNA polymerase III subunit beta, producing MRVTCLQENLSRGLALVSRAVATRSTLPVLSNVLLQSEDGGLRLSGMNQQLAMSVWLGASVEDEGAITVPARLLSDFVAQLPEGPVTVATDDETDSLSVASGRYQAKIKGLSAEDFPPIPTTGDEREVDLATDLLADVIGQVVTAAATDDSRPVLAGVSITIGPDHIELAAADGYRLAVRREDVETGLAEPVQIVVPRPAMVELQRMLADDPGTVTIGLSETQSQVLFRTSTVTFIATLIDGQFPNYPQLIPGEVDTRVVVDTQAFAQATRIASLFASSGANVIKLHVQPGAEGESGRMVLTSNSAELGENSGELDAEVSGDGGLIAFNPRFLSECLGSIATERISVGTSGATSPGRFRPVDGDQEVETHSHVIMPMHTVS from the coding sequence ATGCGTGTGACCTGCCTGCAAGAGAACCTGAGCCGCGGCCTGGCGCTCGTGAGCCGCGCCGTCGCCACCCGGAGCACGCTGCCCGTGTTGAGCAACGTGCTATTGCAGTCCGAAGACGGCGGGCTGCGGCTTTCGGGCATGAACCAGCAGCTCGCGATGTCGGTGTGGCTGGGCGCGAGCGTCGAAGACGAGGGCGCCATCACCGTGCCCGCCCGGCTGTTGAGCGATTTCGTCGCCCAGCTTCCCGAGGGGCCGGTGACCGTGGCCACCGACGATGAAACCGACAGCCTCAGCGTCGCGTCCGGTCGGTACCAGGCCAAGATCAAGGGGCTGAGCGCCGAAGATTTTCCGCCCATCCCGACGACGGGCGACGAGCGCGAGGTCGACCTGGCCACCGACCTCCTGGCCGACGTGATCGGTCAGGTGGTGACCGCGGCCGCAACCGACGACAGCCGACCGGTGCTGGCCGGCGTGTCGATCACCATCGGCCCGGACCACATCGAGCTGGCCGCCGCCGACGGCTATCGACTGGCCGTGCGCCGCGAGGACGTGGAAACTGGCCTGGCCGAGCCGGTGCAGATCGTCGTGCCGCGTCCAGCCATGGTCGAGCTGCAGCGAATGCTGGCCGACGATCCGGGCACCGTGACCATCGGGCTCAGCGAAACGCAGTCGCAGGTCTTGTTCCGCACGAGCACAGTTACCTTCATCGCCACGCTCATCGACGGGCAGTTTCCGAATTACCCGCAGCTGATCCCAGGCGAAGTCGACACGCGCGTCGTGGTCGACACGCAAGCCTTTGCGCAGGCCACCCGCATCGCTTCCCTCTTCGCAAGCTCCGGGGCAAATGTCATCAAGCTGCACGTGCAGCCAGGCGCCGAAGGAGAATCCGGCCGCATGGTGCTGACGTCGAACTCGGCCGAGCTTGGCGAAAACTCCGGCGAGCTCGACGCCGAGGTCAGCGGCGACGGCGGGCTCATTGCCTTCAATCCCCGCTTCTTGTCCGAGTGCCTGGGCTCGATCGCCACCGAGCGCATCTCGGTGGGCACCTCCGGCGCCACCAGCCCCGGACGATTTCGTCCCGTGGACGGCGACCAGGAGGTCGAGACCCACAGCCACGTGATCATGCCCATGCACACGGTGAGCTAG
- the ggt gene encoding gamma-glutamyltransferase yields the protein MTAAAGLGSRAFVSTGRGPVVAAHTMVSTGHPLATATGIRLLLDGGNAFDAAIGAAAVIAVVEPSSNQIGGDVFALCRPAATGIVEAVNASGPAPTAADPSGYAEGIPTHGLRSATLPGAVAAWEVINRRYGQAPLERLLAPAIVYASGGFPVDMALAGAISQSLEALKQFPATAAVLCPSGRAPRPGETLVQPDLARTLREIAANGSAGFYQGLFAERLLQASEASGGDWSVEDLAAMPVEVLPPLRTVYRGYAVLEQPLPSQGYLVLADLNIAEGFDVAALRFGTANSLHIMVEAHKLAFADRLAHLGDPAHVDVPVDMLVSKEFAARRRMMLNPARASVRPASNDPSGVGQDTTAVSVVDEDGNAITLIQSVFQQLGSAFIVPGTGVLLNNRMNGFSLDPASPNCLAGGKRPIHTLNTYMVQREGALMMLGGSPGGHFQTQANFQVLTNVIDHGMHWQAAMDAPRWYHDADTDTLTLESRFELDVASALERRGHGVAWAPAFTPRARSQGIMLDPASGARFGATDPRWHGQVLGY from the coding sequence ATGACCGCTGCCGCCGGCTTGGGCAGCCGGGCGTTTGTGAGCACCGGCCGAGGACCGGTGGTGGCGGCGCACACGATGGTGTCGACCGGCCACCCTCTGGCAACGGCCACGGGGATTCGCCTGCTCCTGGACGGCGGCAACGCGTTCGATGCCGCGATTGGGGCCGCCGCCGTCATCGCGGTGGTCGAGCCCAGCTCCAACCAAATCGGCGGCGACGTGTTTGCGCTCTGTCGTCCGGCGGCCACGGGCATCGTCGAAGCCGTCAACGCCAGCGGGCCGGCGCCGACAGCCGCTGATCCATCGGGCTACGCCGAGGGCATTCCCACCCACGGGCTGCGGTCCGCCACGCTGCCGGGCGCCGTCGCCGCCTGGGAGGTGATCAACCGGCGGTATGGGCAGGCGCCGCTGGAGCGCCTGCTGGCGCCCGCCATCGTGTATGCCAGCGGCGGGTTTCCCGTCGACATGGCGCTGGCCGGCGCGATCAGCCAGTCGCTCGAGGCGCTCAAGCAATTCCCCGCCACGGCCGCGGTGCTTTGCCCCAGCGGTCGCGCACCGCGACCCGGCGAGACTCTGGTGCAGCCGGACCTGGCGCGGACTCTCCGCGAGATCGCGGCCAATGGATCCGCCGGGTTCTACCAGGGGCTGTTTGCCGAGCGCTTGCTGCAAGCATCCGAAGCATCCGGGGGAGATTGGTCCGTCGAAGACCTGGCCGCCATGCCGGTTGAAGTCCTCCCGCCGCTGCGCACGGTCTATCGCGGCTATGCGGTGCTCGAGCAGCCGCTGCCGTCGCAGGGCTATCTCGTGCTCGCCGACCTCAACATCGCCGAGGGATTTGACGTGGCGGCGCTGCGATTCGGCACGGCGAACAGCCTCCACATCATGGTCGAGGCGCACAAACTGGCCTTCGCCGACCGCTTGGCGCACCTCGGCGACCCCGCGCACGTGGACGTCCCCGTCGACATGCTCGTGTCCAAGGAGTTCGCCGCCCGGCGGCGGATGATGCTGAACCCAGCGCGGGCATCAGTGCGTCCGGCGTCGAATGACCCGAGCGGTGTGGGACAGGACACCACGGCCGTGTCCGTCGTGGACGAGGACGGCAACGCCATCACACTGATTCAGAGCGTCTTTCAACAATTGGGCTCGGCGTTCATCGTTCCGGGGACCGGCGTGCTGCTCAACAATCGAATGAATGGGTTTTCGCTCGACCCGGCGAGTCCCAACTGCCTCGCCGGAGGCAAACGGCCCATCCATACGCTCAACACCTACATGGTCCAGCGCGAAGGTGCGTTGATGATGCTGGGCGGGTCGCCGGGCGGCCATTTCCAGACCCAGGCAAACTTCCAAGTCTTGACCAACGTCATCGACCACGGGATGCACTGGCAGGCCGCGATGGACGCCCCACGCTGGTATCACGACGCCGACACGGACACGTTGACGCTTGAGTCTCGGTTCGAGTTGGACGTCGCCAGCGCCCTGGAGCGGCGTGGTCACGGCGTCGCCTGGGCGCCCGCGTTCACCCCGCGTGCCCGCAGCCAAGGCATCATGCTCGACCCGGCGAGCGGGGCCCGGTTTGGCGCAACCGACCCACGATGGCACGGACAAGTTCTAGGGTATTGA
- a CDS encoding fused MFS/spermidine synthase, with translation MGQSAAETWRTLIDAPTSAGDHMPPAPSDSPSNSSRIALVLVTTFFSGMSILAVEITASRLLAPFFGTSTIIWAVVIGLTLLYLSIGYWIGGMVADRRPRESTLFHIIAIAAFGVGLIPFVAGPVLEISSEAIASLSGGLFFGSLVGVLLLFSVPLTMLGMVSPFAIRLVTRDVQHAGRRAGQVYALSTIGSIVGAFLPVLTLVPTFGTRLTFLIFAWVLLGLALLGARSNVRRVIYAAFAVIIIILWLVIRPGAVRPVDGLVWEGDSAIQFIQVIDDPGRGLRLVLNEGIGTHSIYHPEHLLTGGPWDYFLLAPLIGGQAMADVDSLLVVGLGAGTVSKQYTAVYGDDVKIDGVELDPKVIELGQRYFDMNEPNLKTIAADGRTFLQHSDDRYDVIAVDAYRQPYIPFHLVTREFFQEARDRLRPNGVLALNAGRTGQDFRLVEVLSSTMRAVFPYIYVIDLPTGYNNSLIYGALRPISDEELHAAALATDNPVMEVIAKRPWRLRPVPESTEVYTDDWAPVERLIDDIIVREALGGARGRAR, from the coding sequence ATGGGCCAATCTGCCGCGGAGACCTGGAGAACGCTGATCGACGCCCCAACGTCCGCCGGCGACCACATGCCGCCCGCACCAAGCGACTCGCCGTCCAACTCGTCGCGCATCGCGCTGGTGCTGGTGACCACGTTCTTTTCCGGCATGTCGATCCTGGCCGTCGAGATCACGGCCTCTCGCCTGCTGGCGCCGTTCTTCGGCACCAGCACCATCATTTGGGCCGTCGTCATCGGGCTGACGCTGCTGTATCTCTCCATCGGCTACTGGATCGGCGGCATGGTGGCGGATCGCCGGCCGCGTGAGTCGACCCTGTTCCACATCATCGCCATCGCGGCATTTGGCGTGGGGCTGATTCCTTTTGTCGCCGGCCCGGTGCTCGAAATCTCGTCCGAGGCCATCGCGAGTTTGAGCGGGGGGCTGTTTTTTGGCTCCCTGGTCGGCGTGCTGCTGCTGTTTTCGGTGCCGCTGACCATGCTGGGCATGGTGTCCCCATTTGCGATTCGCCTGGTCACCCGAGACGTGCAGCACGCTGGCCGCCGGGCCGGGCAGGTCTACGCGCTCAGCACCATCGGCAGCATCGTCGGGGCTTTTCTGCCCGTGCTCACCCTTGTGCCGACCTTTGGCACACGCCTGACCTTCTTGATCTTCGCTTGGGTGCTGCTCGGCCTGGCGCTACTCGGCGCGCGAAGCAACGTGCGCCGGGTCATCTACGCCGCCTTTGCCGTCATCATCATCATCCTGTGGCTCGTCATCCGGCCCGGCGCCGTCCGGCCCGTGGACGGCTTGGTGTGGGAGGGCGACTCCGCCATTCAGTTCATCCAGGTCATCGACGATCCGGGGCGGGGGCTGCGCCTGGTGCTCAATGAGGGCATTGGCACTCACTCCATCTACCACCCCGAGCATCTGCTCACCGGCGGGCCGTGGGACTACTTCCTGCTGGCGCCACTGATTGGCGGACAAGCGATGGCCGACGTGGACTCCCTCCTGGTCGTCGGCCTTGGCGCGGGCACGGTCTCCAAGCAGTACACCGCCGTGTACGGCGACGACGTGAAAATCGACGGCGTCGAGCTCGATCCCAAGGTCATCGAGCTCGGCCAGCGCTACTTCGACATGAACGAACCGAATCTGAAAACCATCGCCGCCGATGGCCGCACCTTCCTCCAGCATTCAGACGACCGCTACGACGTCATCGCCGTGGATGCCTACCGCCAGCCCTACATCCCGTTTCACCTAGTGACCCGCGAATTCTTCCAGGAGGCCCGCGACCGCCTGCGGCCAAACGGCGTACTGGCGCTCAATGCCGGGCGCACCGGCCAGGACTTTCGCCTGGTCGAAGTCCTGTCATCCACGATGCGGGCCGTCTTTCCCTACATCTACGTGATCGACCTTCCGACGGGCTACAACAACAGCCTGATCTACGGCGCCTTGCGCCCGATTTCCGACGAAGAGCTCCATGCCGCCGCGCTGGCGACCGACAATCCCGTCATGGAAGTGATCGCGAAGCGCCCGTGGCGGCTGCGACCCGTACCGGAGTCCACGGAGGTCTACACCGACGACTGGGCGCCCGTTGAACGCCTGATCGACGACATCATCGTGCGCGAGGCGCTTGGCGGCGCGCGGGGGCGAGCGCGATAG
- a CDS encoding DUF3048 domain-containing protein, with product MTGLPISAEALDRRVVAVKIDNAPGARPQSGLSQADIVYEHETEGSVTRYTAFFLDSEVDLVGPIRSSRFVDRDLVQQFDALFAHVGASQPVMQDLRASAAADMDQFYFAGDRPYTRLTSRPSPFNVYASLASLRDFGARRYSTRRWIEGLEFTEDPQGLGAVRSITIPPGPQTYFQVHYSYDPAIGQWRRSLAGAPDIDAANDAPITVANVVIQHVDIRVTAFIEDSLGNLSLAIPTTGSGPVTVFRDGLRIQGTWERPNAKAVTRFKTARGTPLELRPGHTWVHLLDVDQPVDSG from the coding sequence TTGACCGGCCTGCCAATCTCGGCGGAGGCGCTCGACCGTCGCGTGGTCGCGGTCAAGATCGACAACGCCCCGGGGGCCCGTCCCCAGAGCGGTCTGAGCCAGGCGGACATCGTCTACGAGCACGAAACCGAAGGCTCCGTGACCCGCTACACGGCGTTTTTCCTGGATAGCGAGGTCGACCTTGTCGGACCGATTCGCAGTTCGCGATTCGTGGATCGCGACCTCGTCCAGCAATTCGACGCGCTGTTCGCCCACGTCGGCGCCAGCCAGCCGGTGATGCAAGACCTGCGTGCTTCGGCCGCGGCCGACATGGACCAGTTCTACTTCGCCGGGGACCGCCCCTACACGCGTCTCACGAGCCGCCCGTCGCCGTTCAACGTGTACGCGAGCCTGGCTAGCCTGCGCGACTTCGGCGCCCGCCGCTATTCAACCCGACGCTGGATTGAAGGTCTGGAGTTCACGGAGGATCCTCAAGGTCTCGGCGCCGTGCGGTCCATCACCATTCCGCCGGGCCCGCAAACCTATTTTCAAGTGCACTACAGCTATGACCCGGCCATCGGACAGTGGCGACGCTCGCTGGCCGGTGCTCCGGACATCGACGCGGCAAACGATGCCCCCATCACCGTCGCCAACGTGGTGATTCAGCACGTCGATATCCGGGTCACGGCCTTTATCGAGGACTCGCTCGGCAATCTCTCGCTGGCGATCCCCACCACCGGCTCGGGCCCGGTGACCGTGTTTCGCGATGGCTTGCGAATCCAGGGCACGTGGGAACGGCCCAATGCCAAGGCCGTCACGCGTTTCAAGACCGCGCGCGGCACCCCGTTGGAGCTGCGGCCCGGCCATACCTGGGTCCACCTGCTCGACGTCGACCAGCCCGTCGACAGCGGCTGA